CGTATCTAATTGAATAAATGCAAATGATGAAATAGTGATGATTGCTAGACCAACCATTACAAGTTTTTTTGCACCAAATTTATCAAATATTCTACCAGTAATAGGAGACATAAATCCAGTGATTAAAGCCCCTGGTAACAATACAAGACCTGCTTCAAGAGCGGTAAATTCACGCATATTTTGCATATATAGTGGAATTAGTGTCTCTACTCCAATTAAGCCCATGAATGTAATCATTCCTACAGCTACAGCTAATGGGAAAATGGAATACGTAAATACACGGAACTCTAACATTGGGTGTTTTAGCTTTAATTGTCTTAATATAAATGCAGTAAGTGCTACAGCTCCAACAAGAAGTGAAAGGATCGTCATAATAGCAAACCATCCGTTGTTTCCTGCTGAAGTAAATCCATAAAGTAATCCACCAAATCCAAAAGAAGATAAAATGATTGAAAGAATATCTAATTTCGGCTTCTGTAATTCTGTCACATTTTTTAATGCAAAGGAAGCTACAATAATATCAATAATAGCGATAGGTAAAATAATAAAGAATAAAACTCGCCAAGAATAATGCTCTGTGACATAACCAGATAATGCTGGCCCAATTGCAGGTGCAAAGGAAATTACTAAACCAATTAACCCCATTGCCGCCCCACGTTTATTAACAGGGAAAATCATTAAAAATACAGTTTGCATCAGTGGAAGCATCACCCCAGCACCAGCAGATTGTATCATTCGCCCGACTAATAATACTTCAAAATTAGGTGCAATCCCAGCCACTAAAGTACCGATAGTAAAAATACTCATCGCAGTAATAAACAGCTGCCTAGTGGAGAATCTTTCTAGCAAAAATGCACTGATAGGAATCATAATCCCATTCACTAACATAAATACTGTTGTCAGCCATTGAGCGCTATTTGCTGTAATACCCATTTCTTTCATAATCGGAGGGATGGCTGTAATCATCAACGTTTGATTCAAGATGGCTATAAACGATCCAGCGAGTAACAGAATTACTATCGTTCTCCTGTTAAAATCTAATTTTTGCATAACATTCCCTCTCTTTAACTTTTTATCACTTTTAAAGAATACATGATTTGAAAATAATATTCTATTACTATGTTTCCAGTTAATGAAAAAGGTGTATTAGATGATTTTAAAAAGAATTAAAATCATCCCCCTCAATGATTTGGTACTAAAAAAGAAAACCGTTACACTATGATTTTGAATGAAAATTAAAAAGAGACAGCATATCTTCCTCTGTCTTTAAGGCTTATTTCTTTTTAATTAATATTTGATTAGTTGAGCTAATTCAGTGATTTATAGCTCAAATTCCACTGTAAATACGATTTTAAGTGACAGATGTCCGACAATTTACATACTATCTTAGATTCCGAAGACAAACATTCCTACTAGAAAAACCACCATTAATCCGCTTTTTATTAATACATGGCTACTCCATGTTTTTCTTGAAGAAAGATATAAATGTCGAACATAAAAAATTATTCCTATAAGGACAATCAGTGCCTCTAATACTATACACGCTTTTGGGTATTGCCATAATCCAAAGCCTAAATAGGGTAAGTTCCCTATATTTCCTGGTAGAATTGGAAGATTAGGAACATGGACAATTAAATCTAACAACCAGTGACTGAATATAACTAGCCCTAACAAAATTCCAGTTTTTTCCCAAAAAAATGATTAGCAATCCAGCTACCAAGTATGGATAAAAACATCGCACCGATCAATGAATGTGAATAATTAGCATGATATACATTATTCATTCCATTTTCTATAGGAACTCCAATCTTTTCTATTCCTAATAAAAAGAATATGCCAAAAATTATATCCATTAGTTGCGTCCCTACTAATAAAATCCATATTGGCACATTACTACCATTTCCCTTAACAGCAACAGCAATTCCAAAATGTCCCGCAAACATCAATTCAACCCTCCAAATATAAACTAATGATATTAGTTAAATTATAAACTAATATCATTAGTCTTATGGTGAATTTATTGTATGTTTATTGTAAATTTTTAGCTTTTAGCAATGTTTTGAATGATTAGTAGCCTTTATATAATAAAATAACAGGCATGAGATCAATTTTATTTATACCTCTTTGAATAAATAAACTCTATAACAGGAACCGTCAAAAAAGTAAGACCCACTACTATAACTAGTGGGTAATTATCAATTTCATTGAAATTACCAGTTCCTTCTGAAATAAATAAGATTAAACCAGATAAAACCATAAGTACATAATAACTAATTTTTGCACTTTGAGCTTGAATATGTTTATCTAATTCATCCTTCTTGCCACCGCCGTTGTGATCCCCCCAATTTATCCAATTAAAGAAATAGCTTAAAATAAGAAAACAAAAGAAGATAGAAGCTGCATCTATAGTTCCATGTTTTATCCATTTGTATATGGAAACCCCTACAAATAACAGAAAAACCAAGAGGATTAAAATAGCGATAGTTCTTTTGGATTTATCCATTCTCTTTTCCCCCATCCACTGAGATAAATAACTCTTCCATGTTAACTCTTAAAATTCTTGCAATATCAAATGCTAACTGCAAACTTGGGTCATATTTATTGTTCTCAATTGCGTTTATTGTTTGCCTGCTTACATTACATAGTTCTGCTAATTTCCCTTGAGATAGGCCATCTTTTTCTCTGTACTCCTTAATTCTATTCTCCATTCACTGTGCCACCTTTTAGATTTCATAAAGTGTAAAAGGTTTTTTACACTTTGATTATAAAATATAACAACTAGAGTGTCAAATATGTTTTACAACTCTTCGTTCTTACATTAGTCAAAGTTTATTCTTAAATATGAATATCATAGGTCCTTTTGCCACTTTGATAGCAGTAAAAAATAAAGGTTCAATTTCAAATGTTGGGGTGATGTGAACTTCACATCACCTTTTTTCATCCTAAATGAACACCGATTTCTTTATATTGATTGCTTAATAATATTTTACCTTTATAATGCTCAAATCTCTTAAAGCCGTAGGCATTTCGTTTAATAACTTTCGATTTATTATTTATCCCTTCTAAAAAGCCGTTAGAGTAACCGTAACTGAAGCTATTCAATATCTCTACTTGCCAATTCTTAAAGGTTTGAATTGCCTTAATAAACGCAGGAATATTTGATTCTTCTACCTGCTTGTAGAATTCAAATAATTTTTCTTTTATTTCTTTTATGTCATTCGTTTTTTTGGCCCAGTCTAACCATTTACAATAAGCTTCTTTAAGTATGTATGCTTGTTTTAAAACATCTGACATTCCGAGATAACGATTTAAGTACCAGCGATCCTTTTCCTTTAATTTCTCTTTTCTCTTATACAATACATGCCGCATCCTTTTACACTGTTTGCGATCATAAGCATGCCATTCTTTCTGAACGATTCTACGAACCTCGTCTAAGGCCCAGTAAATATAACGACTATAGTGAAATCGATCGGCCACGATTACAGGTCGACTTAATGCCTTTTTAACGGCTTCTTTAAAATGAGGGTTCATATCCATCACTACGACATTAACCGAGCTACCAAATTTTCTTAAGTAATCTTTAATTGTATTTTTACGACGGTTGGGTAAGATATCAAGCGGTTCATGTGTTTCTGCATTCGCAATAATGAGCTGATAAGTTCCTGCATCTGTATCGCCCTTATATTCATCAATAGCGATATGCTTAGGTAATTCAACTCCATTAGCCAATTTATCATTTAAAACAGAATCAAACCTACGAATAATTGTTGTAATTGATGTCCCTAAAACTTCAGCAGTCTCCTTAAAAGTTTTTCCTTTAATAGCTTTTATACGTGCTACTTGATTCCATTCTTTCGAATATTGTTGGTATCTCTCCACAAATGGATTATCTTCAGAAAAACGCTTTCCACAATCACAAACATAACGGCGGCGTTTATAAAAAATCATTGATAGCCGCTCAAACCATTTTAAATGCTTTATCTTTTGTATACGATAATCATGAACCTTTGAAGTTAGATTTCCACAAACAGGACATTTATGTTCTTTCCTAGGCATCATTACATATAATGCTATTCGATCCTCAACATTCTCAACTTTATGAATCTCTACACCTTCAAATCCTGGAATCTTCATGTTAAAATACATATGCACAGGTCGCCTCTTTTCGCTTGTTTCTCGTCAATTCAAGTATAAAAGAATCGGCGATTCTGTGCTTTTTCATTTTTGTGAAAATGTTTGAAAACCCCAACAAATATTATAGAACCAAAATAAAAACGCCTACTTACATTACTGTAAATAGACGTTAGAAACGTTGAATTTAATTTAATCCAATTAGATACCGGTGGTCGGGGTCGAACCGACACTCCAGAAGGAACACGATTTTGAGTCGTGCGCGTCTGCCAATTCCGCCACACCGGCATAATAAAATTGTAAAAAAAAATCGGTTAACCCGATATTTAAAAAAATTGGAGGCGGCTACCGGATTCGAACCGGTGGTAAGGGTGTTGCAGACCCGTGCCTTACCACTTGGCTAAGCCGCCATATAATATTGGAGCGGAAGACGGGGTTCGAACCCGCGACCCCCACCTTGGCAAGGTGGTGTTCTACCACTGAACTACTTCCGCAAATGGCTGGGGTACCAGGATTCGAACCTGGGCATGACGGAATCAAAATCCGTTGCCTTACCGCTTGGCTATACCCCAATAATATGATTAATTAGTTTAATTTATTATTTAAAATGGGGCGACTGATGGGAATCGAACCCACGAATGTCGGAACCACAATCCGATGCGTTAACCACTTCGCCACAATCGCCAATACAGTATATTATATTAATTCTTCATCAAAAATATTAATGGGGCGACTGATGGGAATCGAACCCACGAATGTCGGAACCACAATCCGATGCGTTAACCACTTCGCCACAATCGCCATAATTATTAATACTTTTTCAAATAAAAAAATTGGCAGGGGCAGTAGGAATCGAACCCACACCAAAGGTTTTGGAGACCTCTATTCTACCGTTGAACTATGCCCCTATAAAACTGGTGGAGAGGGACGGATTCGAACCGCCGAACCCGAAGGAGCGGATTTACAGTCCGCCGCGTTTAGCCACTTCGCTACCTCTCCAGTTGTAATGGTGCCGGCGAAAGGACTTGAACCCTCAACCTACTGATTACAAGTCAGTTGCTCTACCAATTGAGCTACACCGGCAAGTGAAAAAAATGGTGGGTCCGGACGGAATCGAACCGCCGACACTTTGAGCTTCAGTCAAATGCTCTACCAACTGAGCTACAGACCCACATATTTATTTAAATGGCGGTCCCGACCGGGATCGAACCGGCGATCTCCTGCGTGACAGGCAGGCATGTTAACCGCTACACCACGGGACCATTTGGTTGCGGGGACAGGATTTGAACCTGTGACCTTCGGGTTATGAGCCCGACGAGCTACCGGACTGCTCCACCCCGCGATAATATTATTGATTTAGATATGGTGGAGGATGACGGGCTCGAACCGCCGACCCCCTGCTTGTAAGGCAGGTGCTCTCCCAGCTGAGCTAATCCTCCAACTAGTTTTACTTATTAAAATAATGGTGACCCGTACGGGATTCGAACCCGTGTTACCGCCGTGAAAGGGCGGTGTCTTAACCACTTGACCAACGGGCCAATAAAAAATTTCATGGCGGAGAGTAAGGGATTTGAACCCTTGAGACAGTGTTACCCGCCTACACGATTTCCAATCGTGCTCCTTCGGCCTCTCGGACAACTCTCCAAGAAATATGGCTCCGAAGGTAGGACTCGAACCTACGACCAACCGGTTAACAGCCGGTTGCTCTACCACTGAGCTACTTCGGAATAATCATACTAGAAGCCTAGCAACGTCCTACTCTCACAGGGGGAATCCCCCAACTACCATCGGCGCTAAAGAGCTTAACTTCCGTGTTCGGTATGGGAACGGGTGTGACCTCTTTGCCATCATCACTAGACTCTTAACCGAAAGACAAGTATTATTATACCATGTTTTAAAGTATTTTCAATCATTTTTTTGATTTTAAATTACTTTTTTAACATTTTAAGCAAATCCTTGTTCTCTCAAAACTGGATAAAGACATTGAATTCGTTCAAGTTTGTTTTGGTTAAGTCCTCGATCGATTAGTATTCGTCAGCTCCATGTGTCACCACACTTCCACCTCGAACCTATCTACCTCATCGTCTTTGAGGGATCTTACTTCAAATGAATGGGAAATCTCATCTTGAGGGGGCTTCATGCTTAGATGCTTTCAGCACTTATCCCGTCCACACATAGCTACCCAGCGATGCCTTTGGCAAGACAACTGGTACACCAGCGGTGTGTCCATCCCGGTCCTCTCGTACTAAGGACAGCTCCTCTCAAATTTCCTACGCCCACGACGGATAGGGACCGAACTGTCTCACGACGTTCTGAACCCAGCTCGCGTACCGCTTTAATGGGCGAACAGCCCAACCCTTGGGACCGACTACAGCCCCAGGATGCGATGAGCCGACATCGAGGTGCCAAACCTCCCCGTCGATGTGGACTCTTGGGGGAGATAAGCCTGTTATCCCCGGGGTAGCTTTTATCCGTTGAGCGATGGCCCTTCCATGCGGAACCACCGGATCACTAAGCCCGTCTTTCGACCCTGCTCGACTTGTAGGTCTCGCAGTCAAGCTCCCTTGTGCCTTTACACTCTACGAATGATTTCCAACCATTCTGAGGGAACCTTTGGGCGCCTCCGTTACCTTTTAGGAGGCGACCGCCCCAGTCAAACTGTCCACCTGACACTGTCTCCTACCCCGATAAGGGGTACGGGTTAGAATTTCAGTACAACCAGGGTAGTATCCCACCGACGCCTCCATCGAAGCTGGCGCTCCGACTTCTCTGGCTCCTACCTATCCTGTACAAGTTGTACCAAAATTCAATATCAAGCTACAGTAAAGCTCCACGGGGTCTTTCCGTCCTGTCGCGGGTAACCTGCATCTTCACAGGTACTATAATTTCACCGAGTCTCTCGTTGAGACAGTGCCCAGATCGTTACGCCTTTCGTGCGGGTCGGAACTTACCCGACAAGGAATTTCGCTACCTTAGGACCGTTATAGTTACGGCCGCCGTTTACTGGGGCTTCAATTCAGAGCTTCGCTTGCGCTAACCCCTCCTCTTAACCTTCCAGCACCGGGCAGGCGTCAGCCCCTATACTTCACCTTACGGTTTTGCAGAGACCTGTGTTTTTGCTAAACAGTCGCCTGGGCCTATTCACTGCGGCTCTCTCTCGAGAGCACCCCTTCTCCCGAAGTTACGGGGTCATTTTGCCGAGTTCCTTAACGAGAGTTCTCTCGCACACCTTAGGATTCTCTCCTCGACTACCTGTGTCGGTTTGCGGTACGGGCACCTCCCGCCTCGCTAGAGGCTTTTCTTGGCAGTGTGAAATCAGGAACTTCGCGATGAATCGCTCCCCATCACAGCTTAACGTATTAGGAAGCGGATTTTCCTACTTCCACGCCTTACTGCTTGGGCGTGCACAACCAACGGCACGCTTTCCCTATCCTACTGCGTCCCCCCATTACTCAAACGGCGGGGAGGTGGTACAGGAATATCAACCTGTTGTCCATCGTCTACGCCTATCGGCCTCGACTTAGGTCCCGACTAACCCTGAGCGGACGAGCCTTCCTCAGGAAACCTTAGTCATACGGTGGATGGGATTCTCACCCATCTTTCGCTACTCATACCGGCATTCTCACTTCTAAGCGCTCCACCAGTCCTTCCGGTCTGACTTCAACGCACTTAGAACGCTCTCCTACCACTGACATCGTAGATGTCAATCCACAGCTTCGGTGAATCGTTTAGCCCCGATACATTTTCGGCGCAGCGTCACTCGACCAGTGAGCTATTACGCACTCTTTAAATGATGGCTGCTTCTAAGCCAACATCCTGGTTGTCTAAGCAACGCCACATCCTTTTCCACTTAACGATTACTTTGGGACCTTAGCTGGTGGTCTGGGCTGTTTCCCTTTTGACTACGGATCTTATCACTCGCAGTCTGACTCCCGTGTATAAATATCTGGCATTCGGAGTTTGTCTGAATTCGGTAAAGCGAGATGCCCCCTAGTCCAAACAGTGCTCTACCTCCAGTATTCTAATTCACGAGGCTAGCCCTAAAGCTATTTCGGAGAGAACCAGCTATCTCCAAGTTCGATTGGAATTTCTCCGCTACCCACACCTCATCCCCGCACTTTTCAACGTGCGTGGGTTCGGGCCTCCAGTAAGTGTTACCTCACCTTCACCCTGGACATGGGT
Above is a genomic segment from Lysinibacillus sp. PLM2 containing:
- a CDS encoding transcriptional regulator, which produces MENRIKEYREKDGLSQGKLAELCNVSRQTINAIENNKYDPSLQLAFDIARILRVNMEELFISVDGGKENG
- a CDS encoding ISL3 family transposase; this translates as MHMYFNMKIPGFEGVEIHKVENVEDRIALYVMMPRKEHKCPVCGNLTSKVHDYRIQKIKHLKWFERLSMIFYKRRRYVCDCGKRFSEDNPFVERYQQYSKEWNQVARIKAIKGKTFKETAEVLGTSITTIIRRFDSVLNDKLANGVELPKHIAIDEYKGDTDAGTYQLIIANAETHEPLDILPNRRKNTIKDYLRKFGSSVNVVVMDMNPHFKEAVKKALSRPVIVADRFHYSRYIYWALDEVRRIVQKEWHAYDRKQCKRMRHVLYKRKEKLKEKDRWYLNRYLGMSDVLKQAYILKEAYCKWLDWAKKTNDIKEIKEKLFEFYKQVEESNIPAFIKAIQTFKNWQVEILNSFSYGYSNGFLEGINNKSKVIKRNAYGFKRFEHYKGKILLSNQYKEIGVHLG
- a CDS encoding hypothetical protein (frameshifted, deletion at around 3223613); protein product: MFAGHFGIAVAVKGNGSNVPIWILLVGTQLMDIIFGIFFLLGIEKIGVPIENGMNNVYHANYSHSLIGAMFLSILGSWIANHFFGKKLEFC
- a CDS encoding hypothetical protein (frameshifted, deletion at around 3223613), encoding MLGLVIFSHWLLDLIVHVPNLPILPGNIGNLPYLGFGLWQYPKACIVLEALIVLIGIIFYVRHLYLSSRKTWSSHVLIKSGLMVVFLVGMFVFGI
- the ycnB gene encoding putative MFS-type transporter YcnB, with protein sequence MQKLDFNRRTIVILLLAGSFIAILNQTLMITAIPPIMKEMGITANSAQWLTTVFMLVNGIMIPISAFLLERFSTRQLFITAMSIFTIGTLVAGIAPNFEVLLVGRMIQSAGAGVMLPLMQTVFLMIFPVNKRGAAMGLIGLVISFAPAIGPALSGYVTEHYSWRVLFFIILPIAIIDIIVASFALKNVTELQKPKLDILSIILSSFGFGGLLYGFTSAGNNGWFAIMTILSLLVGAVALTAFILRQLKLKHPMLEFRVFTYSIFPLAVAVGMITFMGLIGVETLIPLYMQNMREFTALEAGLVLLPGALITGFMSPITGRIFDKFGAKKLVMVGLAIITISSFAFIQLDTNTSFVYMMIMYSIRMFGLSMVMMPIATAALNQLPNRLIPHGAAMDNTMRQIAASVGTAILVTVMTTSEESAASRGVLNADIYGANVAFIVVAVLSLIGLIISCFIKDKKQVKEVQINKVEIN